A window from Sphingobacterium hotanense encodes these proteins:
- a CDS encoding putative monovalent cation/H+ antiporter subunit A — MLFTILFGLITALFLVPFGKKIKSKWSIILPIVPACLFAYYLGYIPIISAGSTFIQHLDWVPSLNINFDFRLDGLSLLFSLLITGIGTGIFFYARTYLKGHPYFDRFFGYLLLFMSAMLGLVLSDNLLLLFIFWELTSISSFFLIGFNNEQAESRKSALTALTITGMGGFFLVAGLVLIGNIAGTYSISALINERDMIIQHELYPLILGFLFIGAFTKSAQFPFHFWLPGAMKAPTPVSAYLHSATMVKAGIYLLARFFPILGGTEMWSYPLMIVGGFTMLFAAVHSLFRIDLKSILAYTTISALGILVFLLGVGTKEAIIAASVFILVHALYKATLFLVTGIIDHETGTRDITVLSGLRKVLLPVGIAAGLAALSSAGVPLTFGFIGKDLIYESTLHAVPHLSIILTGLALVTNICLLAAGFMAGFNPFFGELPEKYSKLHLPYISMWLPALILGILSVLFGVFPGIVGDLLSYQTANAIFGQDTEMHLAIWHGFNTVLLLSGITLVVGTILYLINKPSEAKVRLVEKWNTFSAQTFFTRYSNDIFKFSTWYTNSLHNGYLRSYHLKIILFAEALLIYRLWLSGPIQINFDNLSPLTIYEVAVAIILLGALLIVIITPSRLTSVVSMSVIGYCICLMFVFYSAPDLAMTQFTIDTLTTVLFVLVLYKLPTFLSLASPRQKIRDMFVALGFGTILSIIALKVLYEPVSKDTTNFYGENAYILAKGKNVVNVILADFRGIDTMFETVVLSIAAVGVYSLLKLRLKSSEKE; from the coding sequence ATGCTTTTTACAATTTTATTTGGTTTAATAACTGCTTTATTTCTTGTGCCGTTCGGCAAAAAAATCAAATCGAAATGGAGTATTATCCTACCAATTGTGCCCGCATGTTTATTTGCATACTACCTAGGATACATTCCAATAATATCGGCTGGCAGTACATTTATCCAACATTTAGACTGGGTTCCATCCTTAAATATCAATTTTGATTTTCGCCTGGACGGTCTTTCCTTACTTTTTAGCTTATTGATTACTGGGATCGGTACAGGGATCTTTTTTTATGCGCGGACTTACCTGAAGGGGCATCCCTATTTTGATCGTTTTTTCGGTTACTTGTTACTCTTCATGTCGGCGATGTTGGGGCTTGTTCTTTCGGACAACCTGCTGTTGCTATTTATTTTTTGGGAGCTGACGAGCATCAGCTCATTTTTCCTGATCGGTTTTAACAACGAGCAGGCAGAATCTAGAAAAAGCGCATTGACCGCCCTCACAATAACCGGTATGGGCGGGTTCTTCTTGGTTGCGGGATTAGTATTGATTGGCAATATTGCAGGTACATATTCTATTTCTGCTTTGATCAATGAGCGGGATATGATTATACAGCATGAGCTGTATCCATTGATATTAGGTTTTCTTTTTATTGGTGCTTTTACCAAATCTGCACAGTTCCCATTCCATTTCTGGTTGCCGGGAGCGATGAAGGCACCGACACCGGTATCGGCTTATCTACACTCAGCGACAATGGTGAAGGCGGGTATTTACCTACTTGCTCGCTTCTTCCCTATTTTGGGAGGTACCGAGATGTGGTCTTATCCATTGATGATTGTCGGAGGTTTCACCATGCTGTTTGCAGCCGTACATTCCTTATTCCGCATCGACCTAAAATCTATATTGGCTTATACGACGATATCAGCACTCGGTATATTGGTGTTTCTGCTAGGCGTTGGAACGAAGGAAGCAATTATTGCTGCCAGTGTCTTCATATTGGTGCATGCTTTATACAAAGCGACATTATTCCTTGTTACGGGTATTATTGACCATGAAACCGGGACTCGGGATATTACCGTATTATCGGGACTACGGAAGGTACTCTTACCTGTTGGTATTGCTGCAGGTTTAGCTGCACTTTCCAGCGCTGGTGTGCCGCTGACTTTTGGATTTATCGGAAAGGACTTAATCTATGAGTCTACATTGCATGCCGTGCCTCATTTGAGCATTATATTGACGGGATTAGCCTTAGTGACGAATATTTGTTTGCTTGCTGCAGGTTTTATGGCGGGTTTCAACCCCTTCTTTGGCGAGCTTCCGGAGAAATATAGTAAACTGCATTTACCTTATATTTCGATGTGGCTTCCAGCACTGATACTGGGCATCTTGAGTGTACTTTTTGGGGTATTCCCGGGTATTGTAGGCGACTTGCTGAGTTATCAAACCGCTAATGCGATTTTTGGGCAGGATACGGAAATGCATCTGGCGATCTGGCATGGTTTCAATACGGTATTATTGTTAAGTGGGATTACGTTAGTCGTTGGTACGATCCTATACCTGATCAATAAACCAAGTGAAGCGAAAGTGAGACTGGTAGAGAAATGGAATACTTTCTCTGCACAAACGTTTTTTACGCGTTACAGCAACGATATATTCAAGTTTTCGACCTGGTATACCAACAGCCTTCATAATGGCTACCTGCGATCGTATCACTTAAAGATTATATTATTCGCGGAGGCTCTTTTGATCTATAGGTTATGGCTCAGCGGACCTATTCAGATCAATTTCGATAATCTTTCTCCACTAACGATATATGAGGTAGCTGTGGCTATTATCCTGCTTGGCGCCCTACTGATCGTCATCATTACCCCATCTAGACTGACTTCCGTTGTTTCCATGAGTGTCATCGGCTATTGTATCTGTTTGATGTTCGTATTCTACAGTGCGCCGGATTTGGCAATGACGCAATTTACTATCGACACCTTGACGACCGTACTTTTTGTATTGGTTCTCTATAAATTACCAACTTTCTTGAGTTTAGCATCCCCACGGCAAAAGATCAGAGATATGTTCGTTGCTCTTGGCTTCGGAACCATACTTTCTATTATCGCTTTGAAGGTGCTTTACGAACCGGTGTCTAAGGATACGACGAATTTCTATGGCGAGAATGCCTATATCCTAGCAAAAGGCAAGAATGTGGTCAATGTAATCTTGGCAGACTTTAGGGGTATCGATACGATGTTCGAAACGGTTGTATTGAGTATTGCCGCAGTCGGAGTGTATAGTTTATTAAAATTAAGATTAAAGTCGTCGGAGAAAGAATAA
- a CDS encoding Na+/H+ antiporter subunit B, with protein sequence MKSIILQTATRYLLPILLLFSFFLLLRGHYFPGGGFVGGLVASIAFVLHSFAHGTEETMKLLGRKPLSLIPIGLGVASLAVISPTFFGLPPMTGLWFEEKIPVIGSIGSALFFDLGVYLVVVGVVLTILFTISLTKD encoded by the coding sequence ATGAAGAGTATTATCTTACAGACCGCTACTCGGTATCTGCTACCGATCTTATTGCTGTTCTCTTTCTTTTTACTGTTAAGAGGGCATTATTTCCCTGGAGGAGGCTTCGTTGGGGGGCTAGTTGCGTCAATTGCCTTTGTGTTACATAGTTTTGCACATGGGACCGAAGAAACGATGAAATTATTAGGCAGAAAGCCTTTATCATTGATTCCTATCGGCCTTGGCGTGGCCTCATTGGCTGTTATTTCGCCTACCTTTTTTGGTCTTCCACCAATGACGGGCTTATGGTTTGAGGAAAAAATTCCTGTTATCGGCTCCATTGGTTCCGCGCTGTTCTTTGACCTGGGGGTTTATCTGGTCGTCGTCGGTGTGGTTCTTACGATATTGTTCACCATTTCATTAACCAAGGACTAA
- a CDS encoding Na+/H+ antiporter subunit C: MELLLVVVLGFLYAAGIFLILRRSMVKLLLGIMLLGNGTNILIFLLGTITKGKPPVIDPNHNVFEDIYADPIPQSLILTAIVISFALTAFAIVLLKRVYALVDSDDLDDLNTPEEEDI, encoded by the coding sequence ATGGAGTTATTATTAGTCGTTGTTTTAGGCTTTCTATATGCTGCGGGGATCTTTTTGATTCTACGGCGCAGTATGGTGAAATTGCTCTTAGGGATTATGCTCTTAGGCAATGGTACGAACATCCTGATTTTCCTTTTAGGAACCATTACGAAGGGAAAGCCCCCTGTAATCGATCCGAACCACAATGTTTTCGAAGATATTTATGCAGACCCGATTCCACAATCCTTAATCCTGACGGCGATTGTCATCAGTTTCGCTTTAACGGCTTTTGCGATTGTATTGTTGAAAAGGGTGTACGCCTTGGTTGATTCAGACGATTTAGATGATTTAAATACGCCGGAAGAAGAAGATATATGA
- a CDS encoding proton-conducting transporter transmembrane domain-containing protein, with the protein MIDNHILAPVFIHLFTAILQLIAWRKTVTQRFISVGGAFIGLLIAIRLFAKVYTEGTLSMNASNWEAPFGIVFVADLLAVSMVLLTSIAGFAVSIFSSVGIARQRMLYGYFPIFHFLLMGLNGAFLTGDIFNLYVWFEVIIISSFVLMTLGGRKAQLEGAVKYMAMNILASTFFLTGIGILYGITGSLNMADLSIRIREFHNQSLIDIAAIFFLLGFGIKSAVFPLYYWLPSSYHTPPSAVAATFGGLLTKVGVYAILRVFSLMFIPDEFTKNLLMVMAVLTILTGAFGALIKTNIRRLFSYLIVCHIGFMLGGIAMFTKAALMGAVFYLIHDIMVKTNMFLIAGYIRQVRGTMDMNRLGGLYASYPLISLIIALVLFSLVGVPPLSGFWPKIYLFQEAFVGKHYFFVGALIVGSLVTMYVIAKMWADVFWKKCPDESVMEDKFMELPPFKKVLLVMPILLLCSVTLYIGLNAENIVIAVDRISNELLDTSSYIRTVLGDKVFEK; encoded by the coding sequence ATGATTGATAACCACATTTTAGCTCCCGTTTTTATCCACTTGTTTACGGCTATTCTGCAGCTTATTGCCTGGCGGAAGACCGTGACGCAGCGCTTTATTAGCGTCGGGGGAGCCTTTATCGGGTTGTTGATTGCAATCCGTCTTTTTGCAAAGGTCTACACAGAAGGAACTTTATCGATGAATGCTTCCAATTGGGAAGCACCATTTGGGATTGTCTTTGTTGCCGACTTATTGGCGGTCAGTATGGTCTTGCTAACCTCTATTGCAGGATTCGCTGTTTCGATATTTTCATCGGTTGGAATTGCTCGTCAAAGGATGCTGTATGGCTACTTCCCTATTTTCCACTTCCTCTTGATGGGGTTGAATGGTGCATTTTTAACGGGCGATATCTTCAACCTCTATGTTTGGTTCGAAGTCATCATTATTTCCTCATTTGTGTTGATGACGCTGGGAGGCCGTAAAGCACAGCTGGAAGGTGCCGTAAAGTATATGGCGATGAATATTCTAGCGTCGACATTCTTTTTAACCGGTATTGGTATTCTCTACGGTATCACGGGTTCATTGAATATGGCTGATCTTTCGATTCGCATTCGTGAATTCCATAATCAGTCTTTAATTGATATTGCGGCAATCTTCTTTCTATTAGGCTTCGGTATTAAGTCTGCAGTGTTCCCGCTTTACTATTGGCTGCCTTCATCCTATCATACGCCGCCTTCCGCAGTTGCAGCAACCTTTGGTGGCTTATTGACGAAAGTCGGGGTCTATGCTATCTTACGGGTGTTCAGTTTGATGTTCATCCCTGATGAGTTTACGAAGAATTTGCTGATGGTGATGGCGGTTTTAACCATCTTGACGGGAGCCTTTGGCGCCCTGATCAAAACCAATATCCGCCGATTGTTTTCCTATTTGATTGTCTGTCATATCGGTTTTATGCTGGGCGGGATTGCGATGTTTACCAAAGCGGCATTAATGGGCGCGGTATTCTACTTGATTCATGATATTATGGTCAAGACGAATATGTTCTTGATTGCCGGATACATCCGCCAAGTGAGAGGAACGATGGACATGAATCGATTAGGGGGATTATATGCTTCCTATCCGCTGATATCATTGATTATCGCTTTGGTGCTCTTCTCCTTAGTTGGGGTGCCTCCATTATCAGGTTTTTGGCCTAAGATCTACCTTTTTCAGGAAGCATTCGTGGGCAAGCACTACTTTTTTGTTGGCGCATTGATTGTGGGTAGTCTAGTGACCATGTACGTCATCGCGAAGATGTGGGCGGACGTATTCTGGAAGAAATGCCCTGATGAGAGCGTGATGGAGGATAAGTTTATGGAGCTTCCTCCTTTTAAGAAAGTATTGCTAGTGATGCCAATCCTACTTTTATGTTCGGTAACTTTATACATCGGCTTAAATGCAGAGAACATTGTCATTGCTGTAGATCGCATAAGTAACGAATTGTTGGATACAAGCTCATACATACGTACCGTATTGGGTGATAAAGTTTTTGAGAAATGA
- a CDS encoding Na+/H+ antiporter subunit E — protein sequence MIKFFLMNLLLSFIWVALSGSLLYSNFLFGYLLGFGVLWIMNRNETDQRYFYRVPKIISFFFYFLYELLKANIQVAYDVVTPKYFFKPGIVRYPVNTKTDFEINLLSTFISLTPGTLIIDISDDKKAIYIHVMYLKDEQQFIRQLKTGVERRLLEIIR from the coding sequence ATGATTAAGTTTTTCTTGATGAACTTATTGCTATCCTTTATCTGGGTAGCATTATCGGGCTCCCTTTTATATTCAAACTTTTTGTTTGGCTATTTATTAGGGTTTGGCGTGCTGTGGATCATGAATAGGAATGAGACGGATCAGCGCTACTTCTATCGTGTACCGAAGATTATTTCCTTCTTTTTCTATTTCCTTTACGAGTTGCTCAAAGCGAATATTCAGGTAGCCTATGACGTTGTTACGCCGAAGTATTTCTTCAAGCCTGGCATCGTGCGCTATCCGGTGAATACCAAGACAGATTTTGAGATCAATTTGCTATCTACCTTTATTTCCCTGACGCCAGGGACGTTGATTATCGACATTAGCGATGACAAAAAGGCTATTTATATCCACGTGATGTATCTAAAGGATGAGCAGCAATTTATCCGTCAGTTAAAAACAGGGGTTGAACGAAGATTATTAGAGATCATAAGATGA
- a CDS encoding monovalent cation/H+ antiporter complex subunit F, with amino-acid sequence MSLEAYFDFVILPILTISVLLVFIRLFKGPTVVDRVIALDLIITIGIGIITVYSIRQEQEVLLDVAIILALIAFLGTIAFSYYIEKQRDD; translated from the coding sequence ATGAGTTTAGAAGCGTATTTTGATTTTGTGATTTTACCCATCTTGACCATTTCGGTGTTGCTGGTCTTTATCCGTTTGTTCAAAGGGCCGACGGTGGTAGATCGCGTGATTGCACTGGATCTTATCATCACTATTGGTATTGGTATTATCACGGTTTATAGTATCCGACAAGAGCAGGAAGTGCTGTTGGATGTAGCTATTATTTTGGCGCTTATTGCCTTTTTGGGTACTATCGCCTTTTCGTATTACATAGAAAAACAACGCGATGATTGA
- the mnhG gene encoding monovalent cation/H(+) antiporter subunit G — protein MIDIILAVLSTVGALSILFASIGVLRMPDFYLRLSVTVKASTLGVGLLLICAAIMFPDDVSVTTKSIAIIFFLILTAPIAAHMIGRAAYTTDTPLWKGTIIDQLQGMYNHEKNILESDPNKADKTEDDNIADTEDATD, from the coding sequence ATGATTGATATTATTTTAGCAGTATTAAGTACGGTAGGTGCACTATCCATCCTCTTTGCATCCATTGGTGTGCTCCGGATGCCTGATTTTTACCTTCGCCTATCTGTTACGGTCAAAGCATCGACCTTGGGCGTAGGTTTATTATTGATCTGCGCGGCCATTATGTTCCCTGATGATGTTTCGGTAACCACGAAGTCTATTGCCATCATATTCTTTTTAATTCTGACGGCTCCGATCGCCGCACATATGATTGGGCGTGCAGCTTATACAACGGACACGCCACTATGGAAAGGTACCATCATCGATCAACTGCAAGGCATGTATAATCACGAAAAGAATATACTAGAGAGCGACCCTAATAAAGCAGATAAAACGGAAGATGATAATATTGCCGATACGGAAGATGCTACGGATTAA
- a CDS encoding lactonase family protein, protein MKKTCLIILISMMTAHLTHAQNQLVPMFVGTYTSEGGSRGIYSYLFDQVTGNSDLISEVETPSPSFLARTDKFLVAVNESGDGNQSISSFNLADETLTFENKVSTKGGAPCHVLLGDNGRYAVVSNYSGGSLALYSIDENGHISEMDDYREFKGSSVDPKRQTKSHIHSAFMGPDKSIYVSDLGADMIYVFDVVKDGTKYQFKEKELITVTKGGGPRHIAFHPKGKTMYSLQELTGDIVVFNKEKNGWKQSQIINMITAEFEGQHGAADLKISPDGKFLYSTNRADANTVSVFAIKKDGSLELKQLVSALGTGPRNLNLTPNGKFVLVANQVTDQIVVFARDAKTGLLTDHGRRIVLSKPVCIIF, encoded by the coding sequence ATGAAAAAGACTTGCCTGATAATACTAATTTCGATGATGACCGCACATTTAACACATGCACAAAACCAACTTGTTCCCATGTTCGTTGGAACCTATACCTCCGAGGGCGGAAGCCGAGGAATTTATTCTTATTTGTTCGATCAGGTCACTGGGAATTCAGATTTGATAAGTGAAGTAGAAACACCAAGTCCATCATTTTTAGCACGAACAGATAAGTTTTTAGTGGCAGTAAATGAGTCGGGCGATGGCAACCAATCGATTTCATCCTTTAACCTGGCTGATGAAACCCTGACCTTCGAAAATAAAGTCTCGACCAAGGGAGGAGCACCCTGCCATGTGCTATTGGGGGATAATGGCCGCTATGCCGTCGTTTCCAATTACTCCGGAGGATCCTTAGCATTATATAGCATTGATGAAAACGGACATATATCCGAAATGGACGATTATCGTGAGTTTAAGGGAAGCAGCGTCGACCCTAAACGACAAACCAAATCGCACATCCACTCGGCGTTTATGGGACCCGACAAATCAATCTATGTCTCTGATTTAGGTGCAGATATGATCTACGTCTTTGACGTCGTAAAAGATGGAACAAAGTACCAATTCAAAGAAAAAGAATTAATTACTGTTACAAAGGGAGGTGGACCAAGACATATTGCATTCCATCCTAAAGGAAAAACGATGTATTCCTTGCAAGAACTAACCGGAGATATCGTAGTTTTTAACAAAGAAAAGAATGGCTGGAAGCAATCGCAGATCATCAATATGATTACCGCAGAATTCGAAGGCCAACATGGCGCTGCAGACTTGAAAATATCACCTGATGGCAAATTCCTGTATAGTACCAATCGTGCTGATGCAAATACGGTATCGGTCTTTGCAATCAAAAAAGACGGTTCCTTAGAATTAAAGCAATTGGTATCTGCCTTAGGGACAGGTCCTAGAAACTTAAATTTAACACCAAACGGGAAGTTTGTCTTGGTTGCCAATCAAGTGACGGATCAAATCGTGGTGTTTGCGAGAGATGCTAAAACAGGCTTGCTGACGGATCACGGTAGAAGAATCGTGCTGTCCAAACCGGTCTGTATTATCTTTTAA
- a CDS encoding peptidylprolyl isomerase yields the protein MKNLFTIITLLLTFCSIGVNAQERLIDRVVATVGSGIILQSDIDNQYMQYLANGGTPDDDFKCTALQQLIMTKLLAQQAVIDSVEVTESEVDDQLNARMREMVRRAGSQERLEGFLKRSLLQYKEEMRPILSEQLKANKLQGTIVQKITITPQEVKRYFEALNQDSLPSFNTEVEIGEIVVNPVLTKEEKNVFREKAEGYRKQVIDGTDFGTVARFYSEDGSAPYGGELGFATRDAYVKEFSAMAFKLKEGEVSPVFETQFGFHFLQVLERRGEEVNVRHVLIKTKPTTASLERTKAKIDSIYDKVSSGKLPFHTAASLYSDNKETKFNGGMVINEQSQSRTTLIPVDMLEKELFVAIDPLQPGEYSKPFQFTDRTGQVAYKFNYLKTRIPPHKASLEQDFAKIQEAAQEDKTRRKLSEWFEKKTKATFVHVSDDFQQCEELKVWLTPTDNDIAAK from the coding sequence ATGAAGAACCTTTTTACTATAATAACACTTTTACTGACGTTCTGTTCCATCGGAGTGAATGCTCAGGAAAGGCTTATTGACCGTGTGGTTGCAACTGTGGGCTCGGGGATTATCTTACAATCCGATATTGATAACCAGTACATGCAGTATCTTGCAAACGGCGGAACACCGGACGACGATTTCAAATGTACGGCATTACAACAATTGATTATGACAAAATTGCTTGCTCAGCAAGCGGTAATCGACTCAGTTGAAGTAACGGAATCGGAGGTTGATGATCAATTGAACGCTCGTATGCGGGAAATGGTTCGTCGCGCAGGAAGTCAAGAGCGCTTAGAAGGGTTCTTAAAACGTTCTTTGTTACAGTACAAAGAAGAGATGAGACCTATTCTTTCTGAACAATTGAAGGCTAATAAGCTTCAGGGTACAATCGTTCAGAAAATCACGATTACACCACAAGAAGTAAAACGCTACTTCGAGGCTTTGAATCAGGATAGCTTACCTAGTTTCAATACAGAGGTCGAGATTGGCGAGATCGTGGTTAATCCGGTATTGACAAAAGAAGAGAAAAATGTATTCCGTGAGAAAGCGGAGGGATATAGAAAGCAAGTAATCGACGGAACAGACTTCGGTACTGTTGCGCGTTTCTACTCTGAAGATGGTTCTGCCCCTTACGGTGGTGAGTTAGGTTTCGCAACACGTGATGCCTATGTAAAAGAATTCTCGGCAATGGCTTTCAAATTAAAAGAAGGTGAAGTTTCACCGGTGTTTGAGACACAGTTCGGATTTCACTTCCTACAGGTGCTAGAGCGCCGTGGTGAAGAGGTGAATGTAAGACACGTCTTGATCAAAACTAAGCCAACCACAGCTAGCTTAGAGCGCACGAAAGCGAAGATCGATAGTATCTATGATAAAGTATCTTCAGGGAAACTTCCATTCCATACAGCTGCTTCGTTATACTCTGATAATAAAGAGACAAAATTTAACGGGGGTATGGTAATCAATGAACAGTCGCAATCCAGAACGACACTTATCCCGGTGGATATGTTAGAGAAGGAATTGTTCGTAGCGATTGATCCATTACAACCTGGAGAATACTCGAAGCCGTTCCAATTTACGGATAGAACAGGACAAGTGGCTTACAAGTTCAATTACTTAAAAACCCGTATTCCCCCACATAAAGCAAGCTTGGAGCAAGATTTTGCCAAGATACAAGAGGCTGCTCAAGAGGATAAGACCCGTAGAAAGCTGAGCGAGTGGTTTGAGAAAAAGACCAAAGCAACTTTTGTACACGTGAGCGATGATTTCCAGCAATGTGAAGAACTAAAAGTATGGCTTACTCCTACCGATAATGATATCGCCGCGAAGTAG
- a CDS encoding YybH family protein: MIKKKAFTVLTTALIALSSYGQLPDKIGGLLTVDRTAANLSKTENPHTGLKYMVDKQSTFFVPSPVNAVNYLDNRPNIPDVLTWNPNFVLVSRSLDWGVTSGPLEFQKVGAIKRYGQYLTVWRRDKKGNWKAHIRAEVENFGKGKASPLEYYEPDDKAYLKHRSDKRLAQREEVVLQTDELFSTILKADTRTGYNEFMADDARFYFPWQSEIEGRDKILAFLKKERIEIDTDPTGVGRAYSGEFAYTNGTATVGMKDKVVKFNYVRIWQLKEDFQWKVILEMMFER; encoded by the coding sequence ATGATTAAAAAAAAGGCCTTTACTGTATTAACAACTGCATTAATAGCCTTATCAAGTTATGGTCAATTACCAGACAAGATAGGCGGACTGTTAACAGTAGATAGAACGGCAGCAAATCTTTCAAAAACTGAAAATCCACATACCGGATTAAAATACATGGTAGACAAACAGTCTACTTTCTTCGTGCCATCACCGGTAAACGCGGTAAACTATTTAGATAATCGTCCGAATATTCCAGATGTATTGACCTGGAACCCCAACTTCGTATTGGTATCCCGAAGCTTAGATTGGGGCGTAACGTCAGGACCTTTAGAGTTTCAAAAAGTTGGCGCCATCAAACGCTACGGCCAGTACTTAACCGTATGGAGAAGAGATAAAAAAGGAAACTGGAAAGCGCATATCCGTGCGGAAGTAGAAAACTTCGGAAAGGGCAAAGCAAGCCCATTAGAATATTACGAGCCGGATGATAAGGCTTATCTTAAGCATCGCTCGGATAAGCGATTGGCACAGCGTGAAGAAGTCGTTCTACAAACGGACGAATTGTTCTCCACAATCTTAAAAGCGGACACCAGAACGGGCTATAACGAGTTTATGGCAGATGACGCACGCTTTTACTTTCCTTGGCAATCAGAAATCGAAGGCAGAGACAAAATATTAGCATTCCTGAAGAAAGAACGTATTGAGATCGATACGGACCCTACTGGGGTAGGACGAGCGTATAGCGGTGAATTTGCCTATACGAACGGAACGGCAACAGTCGGCATGAAAGATAAAGTCGTTAAGTTTAATTATGTGCGTATCTGGCAATTGAAAGAAGACTTCCAGTGGAAGGTGATCTTAGAAATGATGTTCGAGAGATAA
- the cysS gene encoding cysteine--tRNA ligase: MQHNLVLYNTLTRKKEKFEPIHPNLVGMYVCGPTVYSDVHLGNCRTFVSFDLIFRYLLHLGYKVRYVRNITDAGHLEGDNDEGDDKFAKKAKLEQLEPMEIVQKYTIGFHDVLRLFNTIPPSIEPTATGHISEQIEMVQQIIANGYAYEVDGTVYFDVEKYVKEHNYTILTNRNLEDLLNNTRELGGQDEKRGRLDFALWIKAKPEHIMRWPSPWGIGFPGWHIECSAMSRKYLGDQFDIHGGGMDLAATHHTNEIAQSQACNHTTPAKYWMHTNMLTVNGARMSKSAGNGFLPGELFTGDHPLLNRGYSPMAVRFFMLQAHYRSTLDFSNEALDAADKGFKRLMTAISLLDKITVSAKSNFADLKAIKEKCYAAMDDDFNSPVLIAELFEVVRIINSIYDGKLTINQADLEDLKSFIHAFVFDILGLKDDQLENTDNVDDLMQIIIDLRNDAKKNKDFVTSDRIREHLTAIGIQLKDSKDGTLWNKI, encoded by the coding sequence ATGCAGCACAACTTAGTATTGTACAATACCCTGACTCGTAAAAAGGAGAAATTCGAACCTATACACCCCAACTTGGTTGGTATGTATGTTTGTGGTCCGACTGTTTACAGTGATGTACATTTAGGGAACTGTAGAACCTTCGTGTCGTTTGATCTTATCTTTCGCTACCTGCTTCATCTAGGGTATAAGGTGCGTTATGTACGCAATATCACAGATGCGGGACACTTAGAAGGAGACAATGACGAGGGCGATGATAAGTTTGCAAAGAAGGCGAAATTAGAGCAGCTGGAACCCATGGAAATTGTACAAAAGTACACCATAGGCTTTCATGATGTTTTGCGCTTATTCAATACCATACCACCGAGCATTGAACCAACGGCAACGGGACATATTTCCGAGCAGATCGAAATGGTTCAACAGATCATAGCAAACGGATATGCTTATGAGGTGGATGGCACAGTTTATTTTGATGTAGAAAAATACGTTAAAGAACATAACTATACGATCCTAACGAATCGTAATCTAGAAGATCTGTTAAATAACACGCGCGAGTTGGGCGGACAAGATGAGAAGCGCGGTCGTCTAGACTTTGCATTATGGATTAAGGCTAAACCAGAACATATTATGCGCTGGCCATCGCCTTGGGGCATAGGGTTCCCCGGTTGGCATATCGAATGTTCCGCCATGAGCAGAAAATACTTAGGCGATCAGTTCGATATCCATGGCGGCGGAATGGACTTGGCGGCTACTCACCACACCAATGAAATCGCACAATCGCAAGCTTGTAACCACACGACTCCAGCGAAATACTGGATGCATACCAATATGCTTACCGTCAATGGAGCGAGAATGTCGAAATCCGCAGGGAATGGCTTCTTGCCGGGCGAGCTGTTTACAGGAGATCATCCTCTATTGAATAGAGGCTATTCGCCGATGGCAGTGCGCTTTTTTATGCTGCAAGCCCATTACAGAAGCACTTTAGATTTTTCAAACGAAGCTTTGGACGCTGCTGATAAAGGATTTAAGCGCCTAATGACGGCGATCAGCTTGCTCGATAAGATTACGGTATCCGCTAAATCTAACTTTGCAGATCTAAAAGCAATTAAAGAGAAATGCTACGCCGCGATGGACGATGACTTCAACAGCCCGGTACTTATTGCGGAGTTATTTGAAGTGGTTCGTATCATCAACTCGATTTACGATGGTAAGCTAACAATCAACCAGGCTGATCTGGAAGACTTAAAAAGCTTTATTCACGCCTTCGTATTCGACATCCTAGGATTGAAGGATGATCAATTAGAAAACACAGACAACGTCGATGATTTGATGCAAATCATCATTGACTTGCGTAACGACGCTAAGAAAAATAAAGACTTTGTTACCTCAGATCGTATCCGCGAACATCTAACTGCTATCGGTATTCAGTTGAAGGACAGCAAGGATGGAACACTTTGGAATAAGATTTGA